Below is a window of Agrobacterium vitis DNA.
GAGCTTTCACACCGGCGCTGGGACGACAGCCGACAAGACCGAAGCGCAGTTTGCGTTTTTCGAAGCAGGAAGCCCGCTTGCGGCATTCGCGCAATTTTCCACCGGCACGCAGGACTATCCTGATCGCTCGGTGACGCTCATTTATGAAGCCACCAGTCTCGAAGGCGGCCAACCGCTTACTCTTAAGGGTCCTGGTATTCAGGACCGGACTATAATCGCTCCGCTTGGCTTGCCGGACGGTTTTCTGCGCCATTGGCAGGACAATCATGCCCTGTTTCCACGCGGCGTCGATGCGATTTTCACCGCCGGTCGGGATTTTCTCTGCCTGCCGCGCAGCTGCGCGATCCTATCCGAGGAGGCGTAAATGTATGTTGCTGTAAAGGGCGGCGAGACCGCCATTGCCAATGCCCACAGCCTGCTGGCCGATCGTCGCCGGGGTGATCGAAGCCTGCCGACAATGACCGTCGATCAGATTGTCGAGCAATTGGCGCTGGCCGTTGGCCGCGTCATGGCCGAGGCCTCTCTTTATGATCGCAAGCTCGCGGCGCTGGCCATCAAGCAGGCGCGGGGCGATATGATCGAGGCGATTTTCCTGCTGCGTGCCTATCGCACCACGCTGCCGCGGTTTGGCCTGTCAGAGCCGGTCGATACCGGCGCGATGTTAATCGAACGGCGGATTTCCGCCACTTACAAGGATTTGCCCGGCGGCCAGCTGTTGGGGCCAACTTTCGACTATACTCACCGTTTGCTCGACCCGTCATTGTTGGAAGAGGGCGACGTTGAGCCGCCGGTCCAGAAAATCCCAACCAGCGAAGCCGCTATGCGGGTCTCCGACATCTTGCGCGAGGAAGGGTTGATCGAACCCGATGGCGACATGCCGGAGGATCATCTGGCCGGTGATATTACCCGCCAGCCTATCGAGTTTCCGATGGCGCGGGATTTGCGGCTGCAATCGCTGGCCCGTGGCGATGAAGGATTCCTTCTGGCGCTCGCCTATTCCACCCAGCGCGGCTATGGCCGCAGCCATCCTTTTGCTGGCGAAATCCGCCTGGGCGAGGTTGAGGTGGAGATGGATGTGCCGGAGCTTGGTTTTGCCGTGTCGCTTGGGCGTATTCAGGTCACGGAATGCCAGATGGTCAACCAGTTCAAGGGATCGTCAAAGGCCCCGCCGCAATTCACCCGGGGCTATGGCCTGGTTTTTGGACAGAGTGAGCGCAAGGCGATGGCCATGTCGCTGGTGGATCGGTCACTGCGCGCCGAAGAACTGGGCGAAGATATCACCGCCCCTGCCCAGGACCAGGAATTTGTGTTGTCCCATTGTGACAATGTGCAGGCAACAGGCTTTGTCGAGCATCTGAAGCTGCCGCATTACGTGGATTTTCAGGCAGAACTCGATCTGGTGCGGCGGATGCGATCCGAGCATGAACAGGCCCGCCAGCAAGGGCTGGACCTGAGCGAGGCAGCGGAATGACCGGCCTATCAGTCGTGATCGGCATACCAGACAGCGCAAAGCGTCGAAACGCCCAGCATGAGGGTCACGAAGACGGCGAACATCATTTCGATTTCCATGCTCATTGCTCCCTGTTTGCGAATTTCTGGAAGGGTAACGCACAATGATTACGGAAGTTTCATTAGCGGACGAAATTGCTACTTATAATTTTGCCTATCTGGATGAGCAGACAAAGCGGATGATCCGCCGGGCGATCCTGAAGGCCATTGCCATCCCCGGTTATCAGGTGCCGTTCGCCTCGCGCGAAATGCCAATGCCCTATGGCTGGGGTACCGGCGGCGTCCAGGTGACGGCGGCGATCCTTGGGCCGGAAGACGTGTTGAAGGTGATCGACCAGGGCGCCGACGACACCACCAATGCCGTGTCGATCCGGGCGTTTTTCCAGAAGGTCGCCAATGTGGCGGTCACCACCCACACAAGCGAAGCCACCATCATCCAGACCCGCCACCGGATTCCCGAGGAAAAGCTGCGGGCGGGCCAGGTTCTGGTCTATCAGGTGCCGATCCCGGAACCTCTGCGCTTCCTGGAGCCCCGCGAGACAGAGACACGCAAGATGCATGCCTTGGAAGAATACGGGCTGATGCATGTGAAGCTTTATGAAGACATTGCCCGCAATGGCCGGATTGCCACCACCTATGCCTATCCGGTCAAGGTGGCGGGCCGCTATGTGATGGACCCGTCGCCAACGCCGAAATTCGACAATCCGAAAATGCACCGGTCAGAGGCCCTGCAATTGTTCGGCGCGGGCCGTGAAAAGCGGATCTATGCCGTGCCGCCCTATACCGATGTCGTCAGCTTGGATTTCGAGGATCATCCTTTCACGGTGCAAAGCTTCGACAAGCCCTGCGCGCTCTGCGGGGCCGAGCATGTCTATCTCGATGAAGTGATCCTAGACGACAAGGGCGGGCGAATGTTCGTCTGCTCCGACACCGACCATTGCGAGGATCGCCGCGCCAAAGGTCATCGGGGTGAGATGCTGGCCGAAACACAGCAGGAGGAGGCTGCCCAATGACCCAGCAACCGCTTTTGAAGGTCCGCGACCTGTCGAAATTCTACGGACGGCGGATCGGCTGCGCCAATGTCTCCTTCGATCTCTGGCCGGGGGAAGTGCTGGCCGTGGTCGGCGAATCCGGTTCCGGCAAGACGACGCTGCTGTCCTGCCTGTCCACGCGACTGATGCCGACCACCGGCAGTGTCGATTACCGGATGCGTGACGGTGCCTACCGCGAGCTTTATCACATGAGCGAGGCCGAGCGGCGCTTTCTGATGCGCACTGACTGGGGCTTCGTTCACCAGAACCCCGCCGATGGCCTGCGGATGACCGTTTCAGCCGGGGCCAATGTCGGCGAGCGGTTGATGGCGGTCGGCGAGCGGCATTATGGCAATATCCGCGCCACCGCCACCGATTGGCTGGACCGGGTGGAAATCGCCGCTGACCGCATCGACGACCAGCCGCGCGCCTTTTCCGGCGGCATGCGGCAGAGGTTGCAGATCGCCCGCAATCTCGTCACCAATCCGCGTCTGGTGTTCATGGACGAGCCGACCGGCGGGCTGGATGTATCGGTGCAGGCCCGGCTTCTGGATCTGGTGCGTGGGTTGGTGGCTGATCTTGGCCTGTCGGTCATCGTCGTCACCCATGACCTCGCTGTTGCAAGGCTGCTGTCGCACAGGATGATGGTGATGAAGGACGGCCATGTGATCGAGCAGGGTCTGACCGACCGGGTGCTGGACGACCCGCGCGAACCTTATACGCAATTGCTCGTCTCCTCGATTCTTCAAGTGTGATTGGATAGACCCATGCCCACACCTCTTATCGTTTCCGATGTCGCCAAAAGCTTCACCATGCATCTGCGCGACGGGCTTGTCCTGCCGGTGGTGCGCAATGTCAGCTTTTCCGTGGAAAGCGGCTCCTGCTCCGTGCTGGGCGGTCCGTCCGGCATTGGCAAAAGCTC
It encodes the following:
- the phnH gene encoding phosphonate C-P lyase system protein PhnH, coding for MLEAESLTGGFSQPVFEAQSVFRAVMDGMARPGTHQNVALSLQPPAPFGLAQAAIALTLCDVDTRVWLSGGLGKSAVPAWLSFHTGAGTTADKTEAQFAFFEAGSPLAAFAQFSTGTQDYPDRSVTLIYEATSLEGGQPLTLKGPGIQDRTIIAPLGLPDGFLRHWQDNHALFPRGVDAIFTAGRDFLCLPRSCAILSEEA
- a CDS encoding carbon-phosphorus lyase complex subunit PhnI, whose translation is MYVAVKGGETAIANAHSLLADRRRGDRSLPTMTVDQIVEQLALAVGRVMAEASLYDRKLAALAIKQARGDMIEAIFLLRAYRTTLPRFGLSEPVDTGAMLIERRISATYKDLPGGQLLGPTFDYTHRLLDPSLLEEGDVEPPVQKIPTSEAAMRVSDILREEGLIEPDGDMPEDHLAGDITRQPIEFPMARDLRLQSLARGDEGFLLALAYSTQRGYGRSHPFAGEIRLGEVEVEMDVPELGFAVSLGRIQVTECQMVNQFKGSSKAPPQFTRGYGLVFGQSERKAMAMSLVDRSLRAEELGEDITAPAQDQEFVLSHCDNVQATGFVEHLKLPHYVDFQAELDLVRRMRSEHEQARQQGLDLSEAAE
- a CDS encoding alpha-D-ribose 1-methylphosphonate 5-phosphate C-P-lyase PhnJ yields the protein MITEVSLADEIATYNFAYLDEQTKRMIRRAILKAIAIPGYQVPFASREMPMPYGWGTGGVQVTAAILGPEDVLKVIDQGADDTTNAVSIRAFFQKVANVAVTTHTSEATIIQTRHRIPEEKLRAGQVLVYQVPIPEPLRFLEPRETETRKMHALEEYGLMHVKLYEDIARNGRIATTYAYPVKVAGRYVMDPSPTPKFDNPKMHRSEALQLFGAGREKRIYAVPPYTDVVSLDFEDHPFTVQSFDKPCALCGAEHVYLDEVILDDKGGRMFVCSDTDHCEDRRAKGHRGEMLAETQQEEAAQ
- the phnK gene encoding phosphonate C-P lyase system protein PhnK; the encoded protein is MTQQPLLKVRDLSKFYGRRIGCANVSFDLWPGEVLAVVGESGSGKTTLLSCLSTRLMPTTGSVDYRMRDGAYRELYHMSEAERRFLMRTDWGFVHQNPADGLRMTVSAGANVGERLMAVGERHYGNIRATATDWLDRVEIAADRIDDQPRAFSGGMRQRLQIARNLVTNPRLVFMDEPTGGLDVSVQARLLDLVRGLVADLGLSVIVVTHDLAVARLLSHRMMVMKDGHVIEQGLTDRVLDDPREPYTQLLVSSILQV